In one Pseudarthrobacter sp. NBSH8 genomic region, the following are encoded:
- the argS gene encoding arginine--tRNA ligase: protein MTPEELSLAISACLKDAVAAGEIALSASAVPDEVRVERPKNREHGDWATNIALQLAKQAGTNPREFATILSARLKSIDGVSAVDIAGPGFLNITVDAAAAGTLAKAIVEAGREYGTTTTLAGHVVNMEFVSANPTGPLHIGHTRWAALGDAIARVLRASGAEVTAEYYINDAGSQMNVFANSVYSRLHGLPVPEGGYPGQYIADLGHDVLSAHPDIRELTEVAALPVIRAAAYKAQLKDIKDTLADFGVAFDVYFSEQELHDAGAIESAVARLREQGHVFDDGGAVWLRTTDFGDDKDRVMIRANGEPTYFAADAAYYLSKKDRGFTEKIYLLGADHHGYINRLKAIAACAGDDPDVNIEVLIGQLVSVNGAKLSKRAGNIIELKDLIDWLGKDAVRYSLARFPADSPLTLDPDLLKKHSNENPVFYVQYAHARTRGAARNAVAAGVDRSAFEASLLDHATENELLSYLGSYPSIVAKAAELREPHRVARHLEVIAGAYHRWYDACRIAPMGDEPVTDVNRTRLWLNDATSQVLANGLDLLGVSAPERM from the coding sequence GTGACTCCCGAAGAACTCTCCCTCGCCATATCCGCCTGCCTGAAAGACGCCGTCGCCGCTGGCGAGATCGCGCTTTCTGCATCAGCTGTCCCTGATGAGGTGCGCGTGGAGCGACCGAAGAACCGGGAGCACGGAGACTGGGCCACCAACATAGCCCTCCAGCTTGCCAAGCAGGCCGGCACCAACCCGCGTGAATTCGCAACCATCCTCAGCGCCCGGTTGAAGTCCATTGACGGCGTCTCTGCCGTCGATATCGCCGGCCCCGGTTTCCTGAACATCACGGTGGACGCGGCCGCAGCGGGTACCCTGGCGAAAGCAATTGTGGAAGCTGGCCGGGAATACGGCACCACCACCACGCTCGCCGGCCACGTGGTGAATATGGAGTTTGTATCGGCGAACCCCACCGGTCCGCTGCACATCGGCCACACCCGGTGGGCCGCCTTGGGCGACGCCATCGCCCGCGTTCTGCGTGCTTCAGGCGCGGAGGTCACCGCCGAGTACTACATCAATGACGCCGGTTCGCAGATGAATGTGTTTGCGAACTCTGTTTATTCCAGGCTGCACGGACTTCCGGTGCCGGAGGGCGGCTACCCGGGCCAGTACATTGCAGACCTCGGCCACGACGTCCTGAGCGCGCACCCCGATATCCGCGAGCTCACCGAGGTCGCCGCCCTCCCCGTCATCCGCGCTGCCGCCTACAAGGCCCAGCTGAAGGACATCAAGGACACGCTCGCCGATTTTGGTGTGGCCTTCGACGTCTACTTCTCGGAGCAGGAACTGCACGACGCCGGCGCGATCGAAAGTGCCGTGGCCCGCCTTCGCGAGCAGGGCCACGTGTTCGACGACGGCGGTGCGGTCTGGTTGCGCACCACCGACTTCGGCGACGACAAGGACCGCGTGATGATCCGCGCGAACGGCGAACCCACCTACTTCGCCGCTGACGCCGCGTACTACTTGTCCAAAAAGGACCGTGGCTTCACCGAGAAGATCTACCTCCTCGGCGCCGATCACCACGGCTACATCAACCGGCTTAAGGCCATCGCTGCCTGTGCCGGCGATGACCCCGACGTAAACATCGAGGTGCTGATCGGCCAGCTGGTGTCCGTCAACGGCGCCAAGCTGTCCAAACGGGCCGGTAACATCATCGAGCTCAAGGATCTCATCGACTGGCTGGGCAAGGACGCCGTGCGGTACTCCCTGGCCCGCTTCCCGGCGGACTCCCCGCTCACCCTGGATCCTGACCTGCTGAAGAAGCACAGCAACGAGAACCCGGTCTTCTACGTCCAGTACGCCCATGCGCGTACCCGCGGCGCGGCCCGCAATGCCGTGGCTGCAGGTGTGGACCGCAGCGCCTTCGAGGCCTCCCTACTGGACCATGCCACGGAAAACGAACTGCTCTCCTACCTGGGCAGCTACCCGTCCATCGTGGCCAAGGCCGCAGAACTGCGTGAGCCGCACCGCGTGGCCCGCCATCTTGAGGTCATCGCCGGCGCTTACCACCGCTGGTACGACGCCTGCCGCATCGCACCCATGGGTGACGAACCGGTGACCGATGTAAACCGAACGCGCCTGTGGCTGAACGACGCCACCAGTCAGGTGCTGGCCAACGGTTTGGACCTGCTGGGCGTATCCGCGCCGGAACGGATGTAA
- a CDS encoding FAD:protein FMN transferase, with translation MPDPEDFRFDGIGTRWEISTPRPLDASVRARLLALVERYDGDWSRFRSDSTVSAMAREPGRYELPAEAADLGRLYRSLYDITGGAMTPLIGGSLERLGYDAAYSLRPVGSALPAPCWEDVLTWNGQVLTTFAPLVLDIGAAGKGQLVDLLAVELRDCGVDSFVIDASGDLLHRGPDPVSVALEHPYDPARAIGTVSLAGNALCASASNRRAWGDGLHHVLDGTTGLPVSTTVGTWTMAESTMVADALATALFFVPGSELEQTFDFSWLTVFSDGSAAYSAGFEGTLFS, from the coding sequence GTGCCGGACCCGGAGGACTTCCGCTTCGACGGCATCGGTACCCGGTGGGAAATCTCCACGCCCCGTCCGCTCGATGCCAGTGTCCGGGCCCGACTGCTCGCCTTGGTGGAGCGGTACGACGGCGACTGGTCCCGGTTTAGGTCCGATTCGACAGTCAGTGCCATGGCCCGCGAGCCGGGGCGGTATGAGCTGCCGGCGGAAGCCGCCGACCTTGGCCGGCTGTACCGCTCGCTGTATGACATCACCGGCGGAGCGATGACGCCCCTGATCGGCGGCAGCCTGGAGCGCCTCGGGTACGACGCCGCATATTCCCTCCGGCCTGTAGGGTCCGCACTTCCGGCACCCTGCTGGGAGGACGTCCTGACGTGGAACGGCCAGGTTCTGACCACCTTCGCTCCCCTGGTTCTGGATATCGGTGCTGCTGGGAAAGGACAGTTGGTGGACCTTCTCGCTGTTGAGTTGCGCGACTGTGGCGTGGATTCCTTCGTGATTGACGCCAGCGGCGACCTGCTTCACCGCGGGCCTGATCCGGTGTCCGTGGCATTGGAGCACCCGTACGATCCGGCGAGGGCCATCGGCACTGTGTCGCTGGCAGGCAACGCCTTGTGCGCCTCAGCCTCAAACCGACGGGCATGGGGCGACGGCCTGCACCATGTGCTCGATGGCACCACAGGGCTGCCCGTCAGCACCACGGTAGGCACGTGGACCATGGCGGAAAGCACCATGGTTGCCGATGCTTTGGCCACAGCCCTGTTCTTTGTCCCAGGCAGCGAGCTGGAACAGACATTCGATTTTTCCTGGCTGACGGTTTTTTCTGATGGCAGTGCTGCCTACTCAGCCGGATTTGAAGGGACACTGTTCTCATGA
- a CDS encoding ferredoxin--NADP reductase yields the protein MSPVDAPKATAVFTAGRLDALLGKYTMYRLILLVLAALAAYSLLLNALGWLTFGIPQMLAHLALCLGLTYVSNRGLAALFHVRPHSESSLITGLLLYFLFWPSFVPLDMAGVALACVLASASKYAVAWRGRHIFNPAAAGAFVTGLTGLNIATWWAATPAMLWLLVPGVLLVLYRTRKLLMAALFLVVATAIVSAELLQAGLTLGSALWQVLAQRPLLFFVGFMLTEPLTLAPRRWQQLALAAVVGALFALPYNFGFIANSPELALLTGNLLAFLVGQRGGLRLRFTGSRPLTPSTTEFAFEPSRPVRFVPGQYMELDLPHAKSDGKGRRRVFSLTSTPSSETVTFGVRTAEPLSAAKKVLLDLKPGDEVAATSVGGDFVLPRDPRSPVLLIAAGIGITPFLAHLSSGAAQDRDVVLLLLARNPAEIAYAAELQASGARILARLADGSVPPSFITDAGTLESGGAAAGRLDGDSLKVLVPDIADRAVYISGSPASVASLRRAARKAGARRVHVDSFAGY from the coding sequence ATGAGCCCCGTTGACGCCCCTAAGGCAACCGCCGTATTCACCGCCGGCCGGCTGGACGCCCTGTTGGGCAAGTACACGATGTACCGGCTGATCCTCCTGGTACTGGCTGCCCTTGCCGCGTACAGCCTTCTGCTGAATGCCCTTGGCTGGTTGACGTTCGGCATCCCGCAGATGCTGGCCCACCTGGCGCTGTGCCTTGGCCTAACCTATGTTTCCAACCGCGGGCTGGCCGCCCTTTTCCACGTCCGCCCGCATTCCGAGTCGTCGCTGATCACCGGCCTGCTGCTGTATTTCCTGTTCTGGCCCTCCTTTGTGCCCCTGGATATGGCGGGGGTGGCCCTGGCTTGTGTGCTGGCCTCCGCCTCCAAATACGCGGTGGCCTGGCGTGGCCGGCACATTTTCAACCCCGCCGCTGCCGGAGCGTTTGTGACCGGGCTGACCGGGTTGAACATCGCGACATGGTGGGCGGCGACCCCCGCCATGCTCTGGCTGCTGGTCCCGGGCGTCCTCCTGGTCCTATACCGGACACGGAAGTTGCTTATGGCGGCCTTGTTCCTGGTGGTTGCCACGGCGATTGTGAGCGCTGAGCTGCTGCAGGCAGGGCTCACCCTGGGCAGCGCACTCTGGCAGGTACTCGCCCAACGGCCGCTGCTGTTCTTCGTCGGCTTTATGCTGACAGAGCCTCTCACCCTCGCGCCACGCCGTTGGCAACAGCTCGCACTCGCTGCCGTCGTTGGTGCACTCTTCGCACTCCCCTACAACTTCGGCTTCATCGCCAACTCGCCGGAACTGGCACTACTGACCGGCAACCTGCTGGCGTTTCTCGTGGGCCAGCGGGGCGGGCTCAGGCTCCGGTTCACTGGCTCCCGACCTTTGACGCCGAGCACCACGGAGTTTGCCTTCGAACCGTCCCGGCCCGTCCGCTTTGTGCCGGGACAGTATATGGAACTGGATCTGCCGCACGCGAAGTCAGACGGTAAAGGCCGACGCCGGGTGTTCAGTTTGACCAGTACCCCCAGTTCGGAGACGGTGACGTTTGGCGTCCGGACCGCGGAGCCCCTGTCCGCGGCGAAGAAAGTCCTGCTGGACCTGAAGCCTGGTGATGAGGTGGCAGCCACGTCCGTGGGCGGAGATTTTGTCCTGCCCCGCGATCCTCGGTCCCCCGTCCTTCTGATCGCGGCGGGCATCGGAATCACGCCTTTTCTTGCCCATCTGTCTTCCGGCGCGGCCCAGGACCGGGACGTGGTGCTGCTTCTGCTGGCGCGCAATCCTGCGGAAATTGCCTATGCGGCCGAGCTGCAGGCGTCCGGGGCGCGCATCCTGGCTCGCCTCGCGGACGGTTCCGTCCCGCCGTCGTTCATCACCGATGCCGGGACGCTGGAGTCCGGGGGTGCCGCCGCTGGACGGCTGGACGGAGATTCCCTGAAGGTCCTGGTGCCCGACATTGCCGACCGCGCTGTCTACATCTCCGGGTCCCCTGCGAGCGTCGCTTCGCTGCGCCGTGCAGCCCGGAAAGCCGGCGCTCGGCGGGTGCATGTTGACTCATTTGCCGGCTACTGA
- a CDS encoding HNH endonuclease signature motif containing protein has protein sequence MDSRAAVATAEALSVSFGELAVALRGGAGSPGCGDADPLRRVADGFLDGLAEISRLDAKSAALKVWLAAGYAAAAEALAGPAESPQDHAGQEMAAIAEVACVLTVSERSAGALLSEAHALTTALPLTFSALQAGQISWQHARIMVDETTNLDRPGAQALEAHFLDPHAMNPACGPAGELIPGRFRHKARTWRERHHPVSIEKRHLRGVQDRRVEYAPDRDGMAWLSAYLPAVQAAGIWDRTTTAARAFQSPHEDRTLSQLRADTAATWLLGANTTAAAGTGDEGRENSGDATGETSGIGDTGLVVSGGVSSPRAQAFITVPVFALLGLTDEPAVLDGYGPIPPSMARQLIADGAESFPRVLTDPRDGAPLEIGRTSYRLTKAQRQWLRLRDGKCPFPGCSNHSLDNEADHILAWAHGGATGISNLGQPCHKHHRLRHTTAWTPTAATKNNPPGWISPAGRHYTSERQDWEPPHWPQQQSGKWSALAPRAD, from the coding sequence ATGGATAGCAGAGCAGCTGTGGCGACGGCGGAGGCCCTTTCGGTGTCTTTCGGTGAGCTGGCTGTGGCGCTGCGGGGCGGGGCCGGTTCCCCCGGTTGCGGGGATGCTGATCCGTTGCGCCGGGTGGCGGATGGATTCCTGGACGGGCTGGCGGAGATCTCGCGGTTGGACGCGAAAAGTGCGGCCCTGAAGGTCTGGCTGGCTGCCGGTTATGCCGCCGCTGCCGAGGCCCTTGCGGGTCCGGCTGAGTCGCCGCAGGACCATGCCGGTCAGGAGATGGCCGCGATCGCGGAGGTCGCGTGCGTGCTGACGGTCAGCGAACGCTCCGCCGGTGCTCTGCTTTCTGAGGCGCACGCGCTGACCACGGCCCTGCCGTTGACGTTCTCGGCGTTGCAGGCCGGGCAGATTTCGTGGCAGCACGCGAGGATCATGGTCGACGAAACCACCAACCTCGACAGGCCGGGAGCGCAGGCGTTGGAGGCACATTTTCTGGACCCCCACGCGATGAATCCGGCATGTGGCCCGGCCGGTGAGCTCATCCCCGGCCGGTTCCGGCACAAGGCCCGCACCTGGCGGGAACGCCATCACCCGGTCAGCATCGAAAAACGCCACCTACGTGGTGTCCAGGACCGGCGGGTGGAGTATGCCCCGGACCGCGACGGCATGGCCTGGCTCTCCGCCTACCTCCCCGCCGTCCAGGCCGCGGGGATCTGGGACCGTACCACCACCGCAGCCCGGGCCTTCCAAAGCCCCCATGAAGACCGCACCCTCAGCCAACTCCGCGCCGACACCGCCGCGACCTGGCTCCTCGGCGCCAACACCACCGCCGCCGCCGGAACCGGTGATGAGGGTAGGGAAAACAGCGGCGACGCGACCGGCGAAACGAGCGGTATCGGCGACACGGGCCTGGTCGTGAGCGGCGGTGTTTCCTCGCCCCGGGCACAGGCCTTCATCACCGTGCCGGTGTTTGCGCTGCTGGGCCTCACGGATGAACCTGCCGTGCTCGACGGATACGGCCCGATCCCGCCGTCGATGGCCCGGCAACTGATCGCCGACGGCGCGGAGTCCTTCCCGCGGGTCCTGACCGATCCGCGGGACGGTGCACCCCTGGAGATCGGGCGGACCAGCTATCGGCTCACAAAAGCCCAACGCCAATGGCTCAGACTTCGCGACGGGAAGTGCCCGTTTCCCGGCTGCAGCAACCACTCTTTGGACAACGAAGCGGACCACATCCTCGCTTGGGCCCACGGCGGCGCCACCGGCATCTCAAATCTCGGCCAGCCCTGCCACAAACACCACAGACTCCGCCACACCACAGCCTGGACACCCACTGCGGCTACCAAGAATAACCCGCCCGGCTGGATCTCACCCGCCGGACGCCACTACACCAGCGAACGGCAGGACTGGGAACCACCCCACTGGCCACAACAACAGTCGGGAAAATGGTCAGCGCTGGCGCCCCGTGCAGATTGA
- a CDS encoding M4 family metallopeptidase, with translation MHVPATFCSIIPPYLLRRLARLDEPQFSAAARAAKEALSHVRSVQSARTLPVPAAPPALRQVRTGPPNRSIYDAGGSENLPGKLVRKEGEPAFGDQSADEAYDGLGHTHRLFADIFGRNSIDSEGLPLDATVHFGRLYDNAFWDGRQMVFGDGDGEVFERFTRSLSVIGHELTHGITQYSAGLAYRNQAGALNESMSDVFGALVEQYLNSQTVSDASWLIGEGLFTPQVEGSALRSLKAPGTAYDDDVLGKDPQPDSMDSYVRTSADNGGVHINSGIPNRAFYLTAESLGGNAWETPGRIWYNALTGGSLPATATFRVFAKATAASAVDLFGSDSPEHDAVRQAWETVKVKL, from the coding sequence ATGCACGTTCCAGCCACATTCTGTTCCATCATTCCGCCGTATTTGTTGCGGCGGTTGGCTCGCTTGGACGAGCCGCAGTTTTCTGCGGCTGCGCGGGCGGCCAAGGAAGCGCTGAGCCACGTCCGGTCCGTCCAGTCGGCCCGTACCCTGCCGGTCCCGGCCGCTCCCCCGGCACTGCGGCAGGTCCGCACCGGCCCGCCCAACAGGAGCATCTACGATGCCGGCGGTTCCGAGAACCTGCCGGGAAAGCTGGTGCGCAAGGAAGGCGAACCGGCTTTCGGCGATCAGTCTGCTGATGAGGCCTACGACGGCCTTGGGCACACACACCGCCTGTTTGCCGACATCTTCGGCCGTAACTCCATCGACAGCGAAGGCCTGCCGCTCGATGCCACAGTGCACTTTGGCAGGCTCTACGACAATGCTTTTTGGGACGGCCGGCAGATGGTCTTCGGTGACGGGGACGGGGAAGTTTTCGAACGATTCACGCGGTCGCTGAGCGTCATCGGGCACGAACTGACGCACGGCATCACCCAGTACTCGGCGGGGCTGGCTTACCGCAACCAAGCAGGTGCCCTCAACGAATCCATGTCCGATGTTTTCGGCGCGCTCGTGGAACAGTACCTGAACAGCCAGACCGTGAGCGATGCCAGCTGGCTCATCGGTGAGGGACTCTTCACACCTCAGGTTGAGGGATCGGCTCTCCGCTCCCTGAAGGCACCGGGCACAGCGTACGACGACGACGTACTGGGTAAGGATCCGCAGCCAGATTCGATGGACTCGTACGTGCGCACAAGCGCCGACAACGGCGGCGTCCACATCAATTCCGGCATCCCCAACCGGGCCTTCTACCTCACGGCGGAGTCACTTGGCGGCAACGCCTGGGAGACACCGGGACGGATCTGGTACAACGCACTGACCGGCGGCTCGCTGCCTGCCACCGCCACTTTCCGCGTATTCGCCAAGGCAACGGCGGCATCCGCCGTTGACCTGTTCGGCAGCGATTCGCCAGAGCATGACGCCGTGCGGCAGGCGTGGGAAACTGTGAAGGTCAAGCTTTAG
- a CDS encoding protealysin inhibitor emfourin — protein MKISVERSGGIAALTRVWTVHAQTPSAKSQWQPIVEACPWDAVPKTVSAAAAEVFGNQPDRFIYSIRAGQRRAALPEQAVTGPWRVLVDSTRAASEDGPGPGENAGPQGPAPD, from the coding sequence ATGAAGATCAGTGTGGAGCGCAGCGGCGGCATCGCGGCCCTGACCCGAGTATGGACAGTGCACGCCCAGACGCCGAGCGCCAAAAGCCAGTGGCAACCAATTGTGGAGGCATGCCCTTGGGACGCGGTACCCAAGACGGTCAGTGCCGCGGCCGCTGAGGTGTTCGGCAACCAGCCAGACCGATTCATCTATTCGATCCGGGCGGGCCAGCGCCGCGCGGCGCTGCCCGAGCAGGCTGTCACAGGACCATGGCGAGTCCTGGTGGACAGCACCCGGGCAGCTTCCGAGGACGGCCCCGGACCGGGGGAGAACGCTGGTCCGCAAGGGCCTGCCCCGGATTAA
- a CDS encoding GlxA family transcriptional regulator, which yields MLKSVAVIVVPNFSIFEFATACEVFGIDRSVRGSNVPAFDFRICTPQPGDVRMKSGLSMNVSLGLDATADADLVIMTPFGRNEDVPESVLEALRAADDRGAWVMSICSGAFALARAGLLNGRRCTTHWHYSHELANRYPEVQVDENVLYVQDGNLITSAGTAAGIDACLHLVRVELGANVAASIARDMVVPPHRDGGQAQFIDRPVPACGSAPMEELLRWMVQNLEQEHTVVELASRVHMSARTFARRFRSETGATPAAWLNSQRVLRAQELLESTDLNIDEVARESGFGHPVLLRHHFAKVLDTSPQSYRRAFRGHLVTAG from the coding sequence ATGCTGAAATCAGTGGCAGTCATAGTGGTTCCTAACTTCTCGATCTTCGAGTTCGCCACGGCTTGCGAGGTGTTCGGCATCGACAGATCGGTGCGAGGCAGTAACGTCCCCGCCTTCGACTTCCGTATATGCACACCGCAGCCCGGTGATGTCCGGATGAAATCGGGACTCTCCATGAATGTTTCGCTGGGATTGGACGCTACTGCGGACGCGGACCTCGTGATCATGACGCCGTTCGGCCGGAACGAGGACGTACCGGAATCGGTGTTGGAGGCCCTGCGCGCCGCGGACGACCGGGGCGCCTGGGTGATGTCGATCTGCTCCGGAGCCTTCGCCCTGGCCCGCGCCGGTCTTCTGAATGGCCGGCGGTGCACCACCCATTGGCACTATTCCCATGAGCTCGCAAACCGGTATCCGGAAGTGCAGGTCGATGAAAACGTGCTCTATGTGCAGGACGGCAACCTGATCACCAGTGCCGGTACCGCGGCGGGAATTGATGCCTGCCTCCATCTGGTGCGCGTTGAGCTGGGCGCCAATGTGGCAGCCTCTATTGCGCGGGACATGGTGGTGCCGCCGCACCGCGACGGCGGCCAGGCGCAGTTCATCGACCGGCCCGTGCCTGCCTGTGGATCGGCGCCGATGGAAGAGCTGCTGCGGTGGATGGTGCAGAACCTGGAGCAGGAGCACACGGTCGTTGAGTTGGCGTCGCGCGTGCACATGTCAGCCAGGACCTTCGCCCGCCGCTTCCGGTCCGAAACCGGGGCCACGCCCGCTGCCTGGCTGAACTCGCAGCGGGTCCTCCGGGCGCAGGAGCTGTTGGAATCCACTGACCTGAACATCGACGAAGTTGCCCGGGAATCGGGCTTTGGCCACCCCGTCCTGCTCCGGCATCACTTTGCCAAGGTGCTGGACACCAGCCCGCAGTCCTATCGCCGGGCGTTCCGGGGCCACCTGGTAACGGCAGGCTGA